Proteins co-encoded in one Kocuria flava genomic window:
- a CDS encoding heavy metal translocating P-type ATPase produces MTVQDWVLVAAAVVVSVALLWFFFGPKKTRRAELEAGVQTVTVTVKGGYSPDLIQVAPGVPVRLVFNRQETGDCSSRVVIPDFQINQPLPAYARTAVEFTPTEPGEYGFACGMNMLHGRLRVVDEHDSASPAPISSAPAHAAGTANPGDAAATGSARAAVAEVTHARMDHGAQTAQLSIRGGYHPQLLRVAAEVPLRLELLRQEDGACSERFVVPAAGVDTAVPAFGSTVVEIPGLPAGRHEVSCGMNMLHGTLEAVEGSADVEGSAGGAGEHSHDHVVVQEDTRTSTAPLPGQEPPRGHGPVEEPEDTEAKERAAEIADLRRRVIVGAVLSLPVVVAVMAMELFGMAWVPPVLMNPWLQLALITPVMLYTGWPIHKTGWLALSHRTADMNSLITLGTIAAYGYSLVVTIAPGLVPAEARYVYYEAVGVIITLILLGRLLETKAKAGTGEAIRTLIGLQPHTARVVRDGQEREIPLGEVVVGDVVVVRPGEKLAVDGQVLEGTSAVDESMVTGEPIPVTKTAGDTVIGATINQTGSFRYTATKVGSDTMLAQIISLVRQAQGSRAPIQRLADQVSSYFVPAVILIALWTFVVWALVGPPPAVVFALVAAVSVLIIACPCALGLATPLSITVGTGKGATAGILIRSAEALETAHKLDTIVLDKTGTITKGAPALTDVLPAPGFTDAEVLALVAAVERSSEHPLATAIVAGAQERGVAAPEATAFDSVTGQGVRALVGGREVLVGNRRLLTGAGIDAEGLTAPAQELAADGKSPMLAAVDGRPAGVIGVADTLKEGSVGAVAALRDRGIEVVMMTGDNRATAAAIARQVGIDRVVAEVLPEHKASEVKRLQEEGRVVGMVGDGINDAPALAQADVGSAIGTGTDVAIEASDITLISGALSGVVTAVDLSRATMRNIRQNLVFAFVYNGIGIPIAAGVLYPSLGWTLSPMIAAAAMALSSLSVVANANRLRAFTPRPVPDLAHAPTATDPVVEVGREDAADPGTPPQEEAVSENATTVVDPVCGMSIDPATAATSAEHEGRTYYFCSTRCAESFRDDPAKYISST; encoded by the coding sequence ATGACTGTCCAGGATTGGGTGTTGGTGGCAGCGGCGGTAGTCGTGAGTGTCGCGCTGCTGTGGTTCTTCTTCGGCCCGAAGAAGACTCGCCGGGCCGAGCTGGAGGCCGGGGTGCAGACGGTCACGGTGACCGTCAAGGGCGGGTACAGCCCCGACCTGATCCAGGTGGCCCCCGGGGTGCCGGTCCGGCTGGTGTTCAACCGGCAGGAGACCGGGGACTGCTCCTCCCGGGTGGTCATCCCGGATTTCCAGATCAACCAGCCGTTGCCCGCCTATGCACGCACGGCCGTGGAGTTCACTCCCACCGAGCCGGGCGAGTACGGCTTCGCGTGCGGGATGAACATGCTGCACGGCCGCCTACGCGTCGTCGACGAGCACGACAGCGCCTCGCCGGCCCCGATCTCGTCGGCGCCGGCTCACGCCGCGGGCACGGCCAACCCCGGCGACGCCGCTGCCACGGGGTCGGCGCGCGCCGCCGTGGCGGAGGTGACCCACGCCCGGATGGACCACGGTGCGCAGACCGCGCAGCTGAGCATCCGCGGGGGCTACCACCCCCAGCTGCTGCGCGTGGCGGCCGAGGTGCCGCTGCGGCTGGAGCTGCTGCGACAGGAGGACGGCGCGTGCTCGGAACGGTTCGTGGTGCCCGCTGCCGGGGTGGACACCGCGGTCCCGGCCTTCGGCAGCACCGTGGTCGAGATCCCCGGGCTACCGGCCGGGCGCCATGAGGTCAGCTGCGGGATGAACATGTTGCACGGCACCCTCGAGGCCGTCGAGGGCTCAGCCGACGTCGAAGGCTCTGCTGGCGGGGCTGGTGAGCACTCCCACGACCATGTCGTGGTCCAGGAGGATACCCGAACCTCCACGGCCCCACTGCCGGGGCAGGAGCCTCCGCGCGGACACGGCCCGGTGGAGGAGCCGGAGGACACCGAGGCGAAGGAGCGGGCGGCGGAGATCGCCGATCTGCGCCGCCGGGTGATCGTCGGGGCCGTGCTGAGCCTGCCGGTGGTGGTGGCGGTGATGGCCATGGAGCTGTTCGGCATGGCCTGGGTGCCGCCGGTGCTGATGAATCCGTGGCTGCAGCTGGCGCTGATCACCCCGGTGATGCTCTACACCGGTTGGCCCATCCACAAGACCGGGTGGTTGGCGCTGTCCCACCGCACCGCGGACATGAACTCTCTGATCACCCTGGGCACGATCGCTGCCTACGGCTACAGCCTGGTCGTCACCATCGCCCCCGGCCTCGTGCCGGCCGAGGCCCGGTACGTCTACTACGAGGCGGTCGGGGTGATCATCACCTTGATCCTGCTCGGGCGCCTGCTGGAGACCAAGGCCAAGGCCGGGACCGGGGAGGCCATCCGCACCCTGATCGGGCTCCAGCCGCACACCGCCCGGGTGGTGCGCGACGGGCAGGAGCGGGAGATCCCCCTGGGAGAGGTCGTGGTCGGCGACGTCGTCGTGGTGCGCCCCGGGGAGAAGCTGGCCGTGGACGGGCAGGTGCTGGAGGGCACCTCGGCGGTGGACGAGTCGATGGTCACCGGTGAGCCCATCCCGGTGACCAAGACCGCCGGGGACACCGTGATCGGCGCGACCATCAACCAGACCGGGTCCTTCCGCTACACCGCCACCAAAGTCGGCTCGGACACCATGCTGGCTCAGATCATCTCCCTGGTCCGGCAGGCCCAGGGCTCCAGGGCGCCGATCCAGCGGCTGGCCGATCAGGTCTCCAGCTACTTCGTGCCCGCGGTGATCCTCATCGCCCTGTGGACCTTCGTGGTCTGGGCGCTGGTCGGTCCGCCGCCTGCGGTGGTCTTCGCCCTGGTGGCCGCGGTGTCGGTGCTGATCATCGCCTGCCCGTGCGCGCTGGGGCTGGCCACTCCGCTGTCGATCACCGTGGGCACCGGCAAGGGGGCCACCGCCGGGATCCTCATCCGCTCGGCCGAGGCCCTGGAGACGGCCCACAAGCTGGACACCATCGTGCTGGACAAGACCGGCACGATCACCAAGGGGGCTCCCGCCCTGACCGACGTGCTGCCCGCCCCGGGCTTCACCGACGCCGAGGTGCTGGCTCTGGTGGCGGCGGTGGAACGCTCCTCGGAGCACCCGCTGGCCACCGCCATCGTCGCCGGGGCGCAGGAGCGCGGGGTGGCCGCGCCCGAGGCCACCGCCTTCGACTCCGTCACCGGCCAAGGGGTCCGCGCCCTGGTGGGCGGACGGGAGGTGCTGGTGGGCAACCGGCGCCTGCTCACCGGGGCGGGCATCGACGCCGAGGGGCTCACCGCCCCCGCCCAGGAGCTGGCCGCGGACGGGAAGAGCCCGATGCTGGCCGCCGTCGACGGGCGCCCGGCCGGGGTGATCGGGGTGGCCGACACCCTCAAGGAGGGGTCCGTGGGGGCCGTCGCCGCCCTGCGCGACCGCGGCATCGAGGTGGTGATGATGACCGGGGACAACCGGGCCACCGCCGCGGCCATCGCCCGCCAGGTCGGCATCGACCGGGTGGTGGCCGAGGTGCTGCCCGAGCACAAGGCCAGCGAGGTCAAGCGCCTGCAGGAGGAGGGGCGCGTGGTGGGGATGGTCGGGGACGGCATCAACGACGCCCCCGCCCTGGCCCAGGCCGACGTGGGCTCGGCCATCGGCACCGGCACCGACGTGGCCATCGAGGCCTCTGACATCACCTTGATCTCCGGGGCGCTGTCCGGGGTGGTCACCGCCGTGGACCTGTCCCGGGCCACCATGCGCAACATCCGCCAGAACCTCGTCTTCGCGTTCGTCTACAACGGCATTGGCATCCCCATCGCCGCCGGTGTGCTGTACCCGTCCCTGGGCTGGACGCTGAGCCCGATGATCGCCGCCGCCGCGATGGCCCTGTCCTCCCTGTCGGTGGTGGCCAACGCCAACCGGCTGCGCGCCTTCACCCCCCGCCCCGTCCCCGATCTCGCCCACGCCCCCACTGCCACCGACCCGGTGGTGGAGGTCGGACGCGAGGACGCCGCAGACCCCGGAACACCCCCTCAGGAGGAAGCCGTGTCCGAGAACGCCACGACGGTCGTCGATCCGGTCTGCGGGATGAGCATCGACCCGGCCACCGCGGCCACCAGCGCCGAGCACGAGGGCCGCACCTACTACTTCTGCTCGACCCGCTGCGCCGAGTCCTTCCGGGACGACCCGGCCAAATACATCAGCTCCACGTGA
- a CDS encoding metal-sensitive transcriptional regulator, producing the protein MEITTDTAAVVRRLNRIEGQVRGITRMVEQDRYCIDVLTQVAAVSGALHEVALALLKGHVSRCLVQAAGTGGPEQEAKLQEAVEAIARLVRR; encoded by the coding sequence ATGGAAATCACCACCGACACGGCAGCTGTGGTGCGGCGCCTGAACCGCATCGAGGGACAAGTCCGCGGCATCACCCGGATGGTCGAGCAAGACCGGTACTGCATTGATGTTCTCACCCAGGTCGCTGCGGTGTCCGGGGCGCTGCACGAGGTGGCGCTGGCCTTGCTGAAGGGCCACGTGAGCCGCTGTCTCGTCCAGGCCGCCGGCACCGGTGGCCCCGAGCAGGAAGCCAAGCTCCAAGAAGCAGTGGAGGCCATCGCCCGGCTGGTCCGTCGCTGA
- a CDS encoding heavy metal translocating P-type ATPase — translation MSEHETTAVMEVKGVRWASSKAVAEAALSRRPGVLRVEANPVSQTANVTYDPGRTSIKDLTGWVRECGYHCAGQSVPDHVCDPLQEDGTAAGRTGHRGTGDRSGSGLDPADHGTRVVKASPAPAHAEGTHGDTPARPGQDAPAGHGQHGVRDAQEVMGHGGGGMSMEAMIRDMRNRFLVAAILSVPITLWSPIGREVLGFTVPAPFGLRDDVFALILSLPVIFYSAWIFFDGAYRALKARTLDMMVLVAVGVGAGWVYSLIVTLTGGGEVFYEAATVLATFVLLGHWVEMRARGGANDAVRTLLELAPSKALVIRDGDTVEIPTAEVMPGDLMLVRPGSKVPTDGVVEDGESEIDESMVTGESLPVAKSAGSEVIGASVNTTGTLRVRATKVGADTALAQIVALVQEAQNSKAPGQRLADRAAFWLVFVALIGGSGTFLVWWLAGASIAQAILFAITVVVITCPDALGLATPTAIMVGTGLGAKRGVLFKNATALETAARIDTVVIDKTGTLTKGEPEVTDFITHGIGEDELLGLVAAVERESEHPLAAAVVNYAEDRGVPALTASNFRNVPGHGAGATVNGRQVFVGNRKLMVAESVDITPVAEQREALASTGRTAVLVAVDGAAAGVIALADAARETAAPAVAAMHEAGVEVVMLTGDNEATAKRIAAQLGIDTVIAEVLPEDKSAKVAELQAAGKRVAMVGDGVNDAPALAKADLGIAIGAGTDVAIETADVVLMRSDPLDVPIALRIGAGTVRKMRQNLTWAIGYNVVALPIAAGVFYPAYGIMLSPEIAAISMSGSSVIVAVNALLLKRLRLPEPPESTSAARVQPDLAPAGSR, via the coding sequence ATGAGCGAGCACGAGACCACGGCCGTCATGGAGGTGAAGGGGGTGCGCTGGGCCTCGTCGAAGGCCGTCGCTGAAGCCGCGCTGTCGCGCCGACCGGGGGTGCTGCGGGTGGAGGCCAATCCTGTCTCCCAGACCGCCAATGTCACCTACGATCCTGGTCGGACCTCGATCAAGGATCTGACCGGGTGGGTGCGCGAGTGCGGCTATCACTGCGCCGGCCAGTCGGTGCCCGACCACGTGTGCGACCCGCTCCAGGAGGACGGAACCGCCGCTGGGCGGACCGGTCACCGGGGCACCGGCGACCGGTCCGGGTCGGGGCTGGATCCTGCCGACCATGGCACCAGGGTAGTGAAGGCCTCACCGGCCCCCGCTCATGCCGAGGGCACACATGGTGACACCCCGGCGCGTCCTGGTCAGGACGCTCCCGCCGGGCACGGGCAGCACGGTGTTCGTGACGCCCAGGAGGTCATGGGTCATGGCGGCGGGGGCATGTCGATGGAGGCGATGATCCGCGACATGCGCAATCGGTTCCTGGTGGCGGCGATCCTGTCGGTGCCGATCACCTTGTGGTCCCCGATCGGGCGGGAGGTCTTGGGGTTCACGGTCCCGGCCCCGTTCGGATTACGCGATGACGTCTTCGCGCTGATCCTCTCCCTGCCGGTGATCTTCTACTCGGCCTGGATCTTCTTCGACGGCGCCTACCGGGCGCTGAAGGCCCGCACCCTGGACATGATGGTCTTGGTGGCCGTGGGGGTCGGCGCCGGCTGGGTCTACAGCCTGATCGTGACGTTGACCGGTGGCGGGGAGGTGTTCTACGAGGCCGCCACCGTGCTGGCCACCTTCGTGCTGTTGGGGCACTGGGTGGAGATGCGGGCCCGGGGCGGGGCCAACGACGCGGTCCGCACCCTGCTGGAGCTGGCACCGTCCAAGGCGCTGGTGATCCGCGACGGGGATACCGTGGAAATCCCCACCGCCGAGGTCATGCCCGGGGATCTGATGCTGGTACGCCCCGGTTCGAAGGTCCCCACCGACGGTGTGGTCGAGGACGGCGAGTCGGAGATCGACGAGTCCATGGTCACCGGCGAAAGCCTGCCGGTGGCCAAGTCCGCTGGCTCGGAGGTCATCGGGGCCTCGGTGAACACCACCGGGACCTTACGGGTGCGGGCGACGAAGGTCGGGGCGGACACCGCCCTGGCGCAGATCGTGGCGCTGGTCCAGGAAGCCCAGAACTCCAAGGCACCCGGGCAACGTCTGGCGGACCGGGCCGCGTTTTGGCTGGTGTTCGTGGCGCTGATCGGCGGATCCGGCACCTTCCTCGTCTGGTGGTTGGCCGGGGCCAGCATTGCCCAGGCGATCCTGTTCGCCATCACCGTGGTGGTCATCACCTGCCCCGATGCCCTGGGGCTGGCCACCCCCACCGCGATCATGGTGGGAACGGGGTTGGGCGCCAAACGAGGCGTGCTGTTCAAGAACGCCACCGCCTTGGAAACGGCCGCACGGATCGACACGGTCGTGATCGACAAGACCGGGACCCTGACCAAGGGCGAGCCGGAGGTCACGGACTTCATTACCCACGGGATCGGCGAGGACGAACTCCTGGGCCTGGTGGCGGCCGTCGAACGCGAATCTGAGCACCCGTTGGCCGCCGCGGTCGTGAACTACGCCGAGGACCGCGGCGTCCCGGCCCTGACTGCCAGCAATTTCCGCAACGTCCCGGGCCACGGCGCCGGGGCCACCGTGAACGGGCGGCAGGTTTTCGTGGGCAACCGCAAGCTGATGGTGGCCGAGAGCGTCGACATCACCCCGGTGGCCGAACAGCGCGAGGCCCTGGCCTCGACCGGGCGCACCGCGGTGCTGGTGGCCGTGGACGGGGCGGCCGCTGGGGTGATCGCCCTGGCTGATGCCGCCCGGGAGACCGCCGCTCCCGCGGTGGCCGCGATGCACGAGGCAGGGGTCGAAGTCGTCATGCTGACCGGTGACAACGAGGCGACCGCGAAGCGGATCGCCGCCCAGCTGGGCATCGACACCGTTATCGCCGAAGTCCTACCCGAGGACAAATCCGCCAAAGTGGCGGAACTGCAGGCGGCGGGCAAACGGGTCGCCATGGTCGGGGACGGCGTCAACGACGCCCCGGCCCTGGCCAAGGCCGACCTGGGCATCGCCATCGGCGCCGGCACCGATGTGGCCATCGAGACCGCCGACGTGGTGCTGATGCGCTCCGATCCGTTGGACGTGCCGATCGCCCTGCGGATCGGCGCTGGCACCGTGCGCAAAATGCGCCAGAACCTCACCTGGGCCATCGGCTACAACGTGGTCGCCCTGCCGATCGCCGCCGGGGTCTTCTACCCGGCCTACGGCATCATGCTCAGTCCGGAAATCGCGGCGATCTCGATGTCGGGCTCCAGCGTCATCGTGGCGGTGAATGCCTTGCTGTTGAAGCGGCTGCGGCTGCCGGAACCGCCGGAGTCGACGTCGGCAGCCCGGGTCCAACCGGACCTGGCCCCCGCGGGAAGCCGGTAG
- a CDS encoding phosphoketolase has protein sequence MTTPKTTLPPPVARAPLSEEELDRLDAWWRAANYLSVGQIYLLDNPLLKEPLALEHIKPRLLGHWGTTPGLNLIYAHLNRVIKARALNAMYVTGPGHGGPGLVACAYLDGTYSEVYPDIGRDADGLRRLFRQFSFPGGIPSHVAPETPGSIHEGGELGYSLMHAYGAAFDNPDLLVACVIGDGEAETGPLAASWHSNKFLDPVHDGAVLPILHLNGYKIANPTVLARIPEEELMSLLRGYGHEPYLVSGSDPAQVHQQFAAVLDEVLENISDIQDQARGGTATDRPRWPLIVLRTPKGWTGPAEVDGLPTENTWRSHQVPLAGLRENPQHLRQLEEWLRSYRPEELFDADGALVPELAQLAPAGARRMSANPVTNGGTVLEPLRLPDVRDYAVDVLSPGTTVHEATRVLGTWLRDVIRNNPRTFRLMGPDETASNRLSAVFEATDRVWEAQMLPTDEGLGRSGRVMEVLSEHLCQGWLEGYLLTGRHGLFSCYEAFIHIVDSMVNQHAKWLKVAGEIPWRRPIASLNYLLTSHVWRQDHNGFSHQDPGFIDHLVNKKAEIVRVYLPPDANTLLSVADHCLRSRDYINLIVAGKQPALSYLSVDEAALHCRRGVGIWEWAGNEASTSPGTAPSAGNQPGSAPVLPDVVMACAGDIPTLETLAAVDLLRQHLPQLSVRVVNVVDLMRLQPASQHPHGLPEAEFDAIFTTSRPVVFAYHGYPSLIHRLTYRRSNHGNFHVRGFQEEGTTTTPFDVVMLNDLDRFHLVIDVIDRVPGLAEAAAPLRQRMVEERLRARAYTRAHGEDDPRISNWRWPYAPASSSALSAERDN, from the coding sequence ATGACGACTCCTAAGACAACGCTCCCTCCCCCGGTGGCACGGGCACCGCTGAGCGAGGAGGAACTGGACCGGCTGGACGCGTGGTGGCGGGCGGCGAACTACCTGTCGGTGGGGCAGATCTACCTTCTGGACAACCCGCTGCTCAAGGAGCCGCTGGCCCTGGAGCACATCAAACCCCGGCTGCTGGGCCACTGGGGGACCACCCCGGGGCTGAATCTGATCTACGCGCACCTGAACCGGGTGATCAAGGCCCGGGCCCTGAACGCGATGTACGTGACCGGACCCGGCCACGGGGGCCCGGGGCTGGTGGCCTGCGCGTACCTGGACGGGACCTACAGCGAGGTCTACCCGGACATCGGCCGGGACGCCGACGGGCTGCGGCGCCTGTTCCGGCAGTTCTCCTTCCCCGGGGGGATCCCCAGCCACGTGGCCCCGGAGACCCCCGGGTCCATCCACGAGGGCGGGGAGCTGGGCTACTCGCTGATGCACGCCTACGGGGCGGCCTTCGACAACCCGGATCTGCTGGTGGCCTGCGTCATCGGCGACGGGGAAGCCGAGACCGGGCCGCTGGCGGCCAGCTGGCACTCCAACAAGTTCCTCGACCCCGTCCACGACGGAGCCGTCCTGCCGATCCTGCACCTGAACGGCTACAAGATCGCCAACCCGACCGTGCTGGCCCGCATCCCCGAGGAGGAGCTGATGAGCCTGCTGCGCGGATACGGGCACGAACCGTACCTGGTCAGTGGGAGCGATCCGGCCCAGGTGCACCAGCAGTTCGCGGCCGTGCTCGACGAGGTCCTCGAGAACATCAGTGACATCCAGGACCAGGCCCGGGGGGGCACCGCCACGGACCGCCCGCGGTGGCCGCTGATCGTGCTGCGCACCCCCAAGGGCTGGACCGGCCCGGCAGAGGTGGACGGGTTGCCCACCGAGAACACTTGGCGTTCCCACCAGGTGCCCCTGGCCGGCCTGCGGGAGAACCCGCAGCACCTGCGCCAGCTGGAGGAGTGGTTGCGTTCCTACCGGCCTGAGGAACTTTTCGACGCCGACGGGGCGCTGGTCCCGGAACTGGCCCAGCTGGCCCCGGCGGGGGCCCGCCGGATGAGCGCGAACCCGGTCACCAACGGCGGCACCGTGCTGGAGCCCCTGCGCCTGCCCGATGTCCGGGACTACGCCGTCGACGTCCTGTCCCCGGGTACGACGGTGCACGAAGCCACCCGGGTGCTGGGCACCTGGTTGCGGGACGTGATCCGGAACAACCCGCGCACCTTCCGCCTGATGGGACCCGACGAGACGGCCAGCAACCGGCTCAGCGCGGTCTTCGAGGCCACCGACCGGGTCTGGGAGGCGCAGATGCTGCCCACCGACGAGGGGCTGGGGCGCTCCGGGAGGGTCATGGAGGTGCTCTCCGAGCACCTGTGCCAGGGCTGGCTGGAGGGATATCTGCTCACCGGTCGGCACGGATTGTTCTCCTGCTACGAGGCGTTCATCCACATCGTGGACTCCATGGTGAATCAGCACGCCAAGTGGTTGAAGGTCGCCGGGGAGATCCCGTGGCGCCGGCCGATCGCCTCGCTGAACTACCTGCTGACCTCGCACGTGTGGCGCCAGGACCACAACGGCTTCTCCCACCAGGACCCCGGCTTCATCGACCACCTGGTCAACAAGAAAGCCGAGATCGTGCGCGTTTACCTGCCCCCGGACGCCAACACGCTGCTGTCGGTGGCCGACCACTGCCTGCGCAGCCGCGACTACATCAACCTCATCGTCGCCGGCAAGCAACCGGCCCTGTCCTATCTGTCCGTGGACGAGGCCGCATTGCACTGCCGACGTGGTGTGGGCATCTGGGAGTGGGCCGGCAACGAAGCGTCAACCTCTCCCGGCACCGCCCCATCCGCAGGCAACCAGCCGGGCAGCGCCCCGGTGCTGCCCGATGTGGTGATGGCCTGCGCCGGGGACATCCCGACCTTGGAGACTCTCGCAGCCGTGGACCTGCTGCGCCAGCACCTGCCGCAGCTGAGCGTGCGCGTGGTCAACGTGGTGGATCTGATGCGCCTGCAACCGGCCAGCCAGCACCCGCACGGGCTGCCCGAGGCGGAGTTCGACGCGATCTTCACCACCAGCCGCCCGGTGGTCTTCGCCTATCACGGCTACCCGTCGCTGATCCACCGGCTGACCTACCGCCGGAGCAACCACGGCAACTTCCACGTGCGCGGCTTCCAGGAGGAAGGAACGACGACCACCCCCTTCGACGTGGTCATGCTCAACGACCTGGACCGGTTCCACCTGGTCATCGACGTCATCGACCGCGTCCCGGGCCTGGCCGAAGCCGCCGCCCCGCTGCGGCAACGCATGGTCGAGGAACGGCTGCGGGCCCGCGCCTACACCCGGGCCCACGGAGAGGACGACCCCAGGATCAGCAACTGGCGCTGGCCCTACGCCCCGGCCAGCTCCAGCGCCTTGTCCGCGGAGAGGGACAACTGA